The genomic segment GTCCGCCGATCGGGGTGGTGCCGATCAGCAGGACGGTCTGGATGGCCAGCACCCGCCCGATCATTTTCCGCTCAGAGCGGATCTGGGCCAGGGCGGTGGTGGCCGTCATGTAGGACACGCTGGCTCCCCCCACCGCCGCCACCACCGGGAAGGCGAGAGCCAGATCGGGCACCGGCCACAGGGCCAGCAGGCTGAGACCGAAGACGGCGGCCCCGATCACGATGGTGCGCAGGCTGATGCGGGACCGGCGGGCCACCGCCAGCGTGCCTAGGACCGACCCGGCGCTGAAGGTGGCGTACACCAGGCCGAAGTCCCCGTCGCTGCCGTGCAGGCCCCGCTCGACGAAGAGCGGGAACACGACGGTGAAGTTGTAGCTGACCGTTCCGATCACCAGCAGCATGACGAAGGAGATCCACACTTCGGGGATCCCGGCCAGATAGCGCAGTCCGGCCCTGATCTGGCCCCGCGCCCGCGGGGTTCGCTCGGCCCGGCGCAGCTCGTCGGGCCTCATGAGCACCAGGGCGGTGATGACCACCACGTATGACGCGGCGTCGACCGTGAAGGTCCAGCCGTAGCCGGCGCCGGCAACCAGGAAGGCGGCCAGGGTGGGGCCGAAGATCCGGGACAGGTTGACCATGCCCGAGTACAGGGTCACGGCGTTCGGCACGTCCTCGGCTCCGACCATCTCGTTCACGAACGAGCGCCGGGCCGGGTTGTCGAAGGCCAGCATCACGCCCCCGGCCAGCATCGTCAGGTAGAAGGCGATCACCGGGGTGTGGGGCAGGAAGGCCAGCACGGCCAGGACGGCCGACTGGGTCATCTCGAGGCTCTGGGTCACGTAGAGCAGGCGCCGCTTGTCCCAGCGGTCCGCCACCACGCCGGCCCAGGCCGACAGCACGAGGATGGGCCCGAACTGGCACGCCGAGAGCAGGCCCACGGCGGCACCGCTGTGGGTCCGGTGCAGGACCAAGAGGGTGACGGCCACGATCGTCAGCCAGTTGCCGCTGTTCGAGATCAGCTGGCCGAAGAAGAACAGCCGGAAGTTCCGCTCCCACAGCGAGGAGAAGGTGCGCCGGATCAGGCCTGCCGGTGCCGCCTCCGCCATCCCCGAGACCCTATTGGCCCTCCCCGTAGTCCCCGAACGGGGCGTCCCGGCGCCGGATGGTCTCGCGGAAGCCCAGCCGGGAGAAGTCCTCGACCCACCGGTAGGCCTCCTCGGTGTGGCGGGTGACGCCGTCGAAGAGGGTCCCGAGCAGCTGGGTGGTGCGCAGGCCCATGTTCTCGAAGGCCTGGTTGATCAGCATCTTGTTCAGAGCCAGCTGGTTGGCGGGGATGTGGCGGAACCGGGCGGCGTACCGCATCGTCTCGGCGTGGA from the Acidimicrobiales bacterium genome contains:
- a CDS encoding MFS transporter encodes the protein MAEAAPAGLIRRTFSSLWERNFRLFFFGQLISNSGNWLTIVAVTLLVLHRTHSGAAVGLLSACQFGPILVLSAWAGVVADRWDKRRLLYVTQSLEMTQSAVLAVLAFLPHTPVIAFYLTMLAGGVMLAFDNPARRSFVNEMVGAEDVPNAVTLYSGMVNLSRIFGPTLAAFLVAGAGYGWTFTVDAASYVVVITALVLMRPDELRRAERTPRARGQIRAGLRYLAGIPEVWISFVMLLVIGTVSYNFTVVFPLFVERGLHGSDGDFGLVYATFSAGSVLGTLAVARRSRISLRTIVIGAAVFGLSLLALWPVPDLALAFPVVAAVGGASVSYMTATTALAQIRSERKMIGRVLAIQTVLLIGTTPIGGPILGVLADGAGARSPLLAGGVAALAAAGFGLVMGRRTGTLGAGGRPPRIQ